GGAAACATGGGGGAAGGTTAAGGGAAACCAGCTTTTCCAGCCGTAATGATGTTGCCTTCGTGGAAATTATAGAAATAAGGAAGTGAGGAAGTTATAGGATATTGCTATATTGATTgaggatggatggatggatggataattttttttttccctttcaagCCAGTGATGGTCTGCTGACGAAGATCTAAACTAAAAAGAAGTATAGCCATTTCTGCAGGACAGAGTGGGGGCAGGATTAGATTTGTTTCGGGATTGCTACTTCTGCAGTGACTGTCACTTGTCACCTTAGTAGTATCAGTATATCTCAGTTGTAGAAGCTAGATATTCCATTTTGTAATGTTGTCTCTTATCTAGTTTTGGATAAGGGGTTGGTAGATTAATTGAGAGaggtttttcccttttcttttctttgttttttgtctttttttggaggggggaggtggtggtggtggttgggaTGGAAggggtttggtgtgtgcttTGGCACCACTTTATTTGTTTTCCTGAAGATGCAGAAACAAGTGCTCTCTCCAACATGTTTTAGTATTTAGTGACTTCTACAGTTATGGATGTCAATGATCCTTTTCATTTAACTTCCCCACCCTACACATTATTCAACTTCTTTCACTCGCAACGTTTCATAGTTGTATAGAAGCACCATCATTTGTTTGAATGCTCGTTAAATAGAATACATTCTTCACACAGGAACTGGAATAGGAGGTCTTATTTGCATAGCAGCCAGGGTTTCTTACGTCCATGCATGCACATGAAATatttaagagagaaaaaatgatTAGAATTTTTCATGTGATGGAACGTATGAAACTCGGGCAATTCTAAGAACAACAATAGACTCAGTGTTATCCCAGCTTAATTCtaagaaccttttccctaaatAATAGCcaaatttcaacccaaaactAAATACTTCCAAACATGTTGcaattttgtgtttttataAACTATGTTTTGATTCTTATTACAAGCTTGTATTGGGCTAAAAATTGCTTGGCAAGATGGATGGATAAATCTCCACTATATGGACTTTACTCATGTCCACCATTTTCTACCATATAAATTTGAAAGACGAAATTTAATGTTTTGAACTCGTCATGGTATATGAAtcaaattttcaattcaaattAAGACATAAcaaggattttttattattgatcAAGTAAAATTTGGAcctcaaaaaataaatcaagTAAAAGGAAAGAAGCCTCCCTCCCTTTAGATCAAAACCGAACCTTAGTAATTGGTAATCCTTTTTGAGTAAAGCGGGTTCCTCGTAAGTGGTTAACTTTGTAATTTTGGTGAATGCTaatttttccttcaaaaaaaagagggagagagacacaTAGACACAATATCATCTTGGGTTTGAATTTGGATCCCATCGAAAATTCGGGCTGATCCTGTACAGAGAGTAAGGtttagaggttttttttttttttttttttcaatttccatCGATTCTGGGGATTGGATCTGAATCCACTGGAACTGATTGGATCCCAGTTCTTGTGTTTCTACACCTTGGCAATTTGGTATCAtcatttttcctttccttttattttttatcaatttCTTTCAACCAAACATACCCTTAAGTTGGTcgtcttttctctctttctctctctctggattATCCTGGAGAATTCTACATTTCAGCTTTGGCGGtaaaattcaaccaaaaaaaaaaactttggcgGTAAAACTGcgcttttttttaattattttttatgaaagtaaAACTGAGCATTCGATTAGTGACTTTTGAGGTTTTGACAGCATTGATTATTTGTGGGAGTCGGAGATTACATGCGGTCCTCAATCGGTTCGTTCCTTCTCCATATTCCATGTTTTCTGGCACCGAGAGATTGAGAGCGATAAGCCCGTCTCAAACTGAATTGTCAATGGAGTGCTTACCTTCTGATCTCTCGCTGAAGATCTTCTGTTTCTTGGATCACCAGGACCTCGCAACCGCCCAACaaggttagaacttagaacCCATCTTCTTTTTGGTTTCCCTTGCAATCGCCTCTCCTATTCTTTGAAGATCATCTGTTGAATTTCTAGCCTTTGTCGAATTTATCTCAAATGGGGATTTTTCGTCCTCTTACGAACCTTTGATTTGAATcttaaaatctattttttacCACTTTAATTTTGTTGGATCGATTGTATCAGATGCTCCATCGATCCCCTTTTTTGGGGAACTTTTGAGTTCTGAAACAACTAGAAGAAGATAACGAAAGAGAGGGGGAGTGAATTCTGACGAACTGTTGCCCCTTCCCTGCAGATCTTTTATATCTTAATTCTTTTCATGTGTCCACAAGAAGTTAGAATGTTTCTCATGGCTGAAAACAgggaaccaataaaaaaaaagtgttaatCAATTCAATTAGGGTTCTTCTGGCTAGAGAATGATAGGTAGCTAACCATCTAAACCATTTTGGATTCTTCCAATCTAATCGGTTGATCAGGTCACATTTAAGGAGTAGATCTCTTAGATCTGCTACCATGCCCGAGTCAGTAGCTCGCAATCTACTACAGTTTTCGTCGAATTTGTTGAGTCAATTGTTGTTTTTATGCAATTGATAGATGGGTAAGCAAGTATTTATTTTGTGAAGTCTGCAGACAGTGGAGGGTCTTGGCCTCTAGCAACAATCTGTGGTGCAACCTATTCAAGGGAAGATGGGGAGAACATCACGCAGCCTTCTATGCCCCACATGATTCCAAGTTATGGAAAGATGTATATCAAGTGCAAGACCGTTGTGACCGAGTCGGATTGTAAGTCATTCTATCTTGTAAATTAATGTCTTGCCTTACCTGAGCTGAAAATGGTTTCTCTGATCAAACGATTAGGTGTCTCTAACAATCTTGACATGATTGTTTACTGTTGCCggctaaaagaaaaagaaatctgtAGGTTTCCATTATAAATCTTTAGCTTTTTCTATTGCCAGGTGAACAAATATTCTCTGTTGCTCTACGGTTATTTGAACTTGCCGGTACCTTATGTTTTTCTAGGGCTGTTATGCTTTACAAGGACCCCCCCCCTCCCATCTCAATTGAATGTAGCATGCTGATCATGAATGGTTAAATTGCCTGAAACGTTTTAAAAGAGGatatatgttgaaattggtGTTAGTTGATCAACTCTTTGAATTCTTCGTGAAATTGGTCCAGGCATTTCGGGGGCGTGACAAGACTTGTATCAAAGTGGAGTTTAAGGGTTCTATAGACTTGTAACCTATTGGATAATTTAAGGGTTTTAAAATTTCTAAACTAACATTTTTAGAAATTTGGATAATTTATTTGTCAATTCATTAAGACTAGAGTATAACTGTAAGAAAAACTCTGATGGCATGGCAAGTAAGCTGCAAGTTTGGATGGATCAATTCTCTTTAAGCTCCCTCTCCCCTCCTTATTAAATGAATACCAACTCAAATCCTGTTATACTATTCCACTCTATTTTGGGCTATATCATTCAAAGAAATTGTTGTGTTAAAATCCTTCGGCCAGCGAGTGATGGCCGAAATGAGGACAGAACACCCTGTTATGTCACGGCGATCTAGAGCTCTACTCGTGCCCCGGTATTCTAAGGACTTCTCAAAGATAACAGAACAAGGAGGATTGGAAATGGACTATAATTGCACTTTAAATCATTCGAAGTGAACAATCTATAGTGCAAAACAAAAGGGTgcataaaacaaaagaaataaaacattGAGTTCACACCATTGTAACAAGAAAAGTAAAACAGTGCAGGaaagtaaagataagtaaaTGTAGGTTTTGATATGTGTTTGATTgccctttttcttgtttctcctatttattttatatggtaaGGATAACCATGAGAAACGGTCTCCTTATTCGTCGGTCACTATCCCAACCACGTTCGGATTAACGCATCACCCAAGCTTTAACTGTTAAAAAATCGTCATTGACGCTAACCGACTACTTCATGGCCGATGAACCCAGCCTTGACCGGAAGGTGCAATGGTGTCCCAGTCATAGCCCCTTGGTCGAGTCACCCCATGGCCGATTGCTCCTATTCGACCGTGAAGGAGTACAGTGAAATCTGGGTGTAAACAGAAATACAGTAAAATAAATATCATTTTAGTTGTCTGAATTGACTGGAATCCTCACTTCTTTGAAATATCAATGGCACCTTTAATCCTATACATTCCTTGCCTTTGACATGATTCTTTTATTTCCTGACTCCTCTGTCCCTTGCACTTATTTGCTTAAATCTGAATATAATAATTCTATCCTTGATGATGGAAAGATCCATGCATGCACAAAAGTTGGAAGTTATTCATCCTTTTGAATGGAGGGTTGCAGCACTGAACCATCGTGTACATTCTGATGCATTTTGCTTACAGGGGATTGAAAATAATTAGGGAATGTGATGACTACTATCTTGTTCACCAAGGAGAAATCCAACGGTACTTGGGCTCCAGGAAGGGCGAAAAAGTGGTTTCTGGTCGGTCTAATTTAAAAAGAAGCTTTGTTGGGGAAAAATCTCTGGCAACAGAGGAACCTTGTTTGGGCATTATTGACAAGATCCTTTTCTTTATTGGCGACTTGGAGGTTGCATCTAAACGGAGTCGAGTGTTGTAATTTATCCATGACTTTGATTGcgtaatattttatttatagtAACTATCACCTCAgggaagattttttttgagGCGCTGTCAACTACTTCTCTCGTCTCTGCGAGTCGTCTGGTCCATTATGGGCTTCTCTCGTGTTATTGGGAACTTTCCCCTATGCTCAACTCACTATAAGTATAGAATGGGAAAATTGTGTATGTAATTGTTGTATAGGGCAAGGTTTACATCTCATCTGTTCAGTTAAGGACCAAGGATAACCTGTATCTATCAAATTATGCTATATGTATTATCCTGGGACTGTGTTTGGTGTTTGTATTTAAAGtttacatctctctctctctctctctctctctcgctctcccCCTTTTGTAATCTTCAATATTGCAGGCTTGGTATCAAGTTGCTCATGCAAATAAATGAATTGGCACTGCCCCCAGTCCAGGTTTACCTGTCTTTATTAGCATCGCACTACTCTGAATGAGTGATCACAACCAAATCCTCTTCTGCGTCCTTAATTGGGTATTTTTACTCTGCTGTGTTCTTTGAACGGGTATTTTCTGCATCATCCAAACTTTTACGATAGGGATCTAAAAATCTCCTACTTGGCATGTAGAAGCCTCTGTAATTCTGCCTCGATACTtcaggagttcttttttttttttggagaggggggggggggggtgttggaatGTGACAAGAGAAAGTGTGACGTTAATGAGGTTGAGCCAAGGTTTAATAACCCAGGATCAGATTGGAATCTCTCATGgaattcaaaaccctagaaattggaaTTGTGAAGAATAAACAAAGATTTTCATAGATCTGTGATtagttttttattcaaaagacCTGTAAAATCTTGTTACGAAAGAGTTTACCTTTCATTGATTATATGCTATTCTACTGACTAAAAGTAGGGAATGATGGCTAAAAATGAAGATTAAAGCGCATTCATCAACTGATTCAAAAGAGGGGTTTGGAGATCGGGCACAATTGGAATCAGGGCTGAAATCTATTCcaaggattgagctcctctctcaCGTGGCAAGGTGTGCAGTGCACATCGTGTGGCTGCGGAGGCCTCGATCCACATGGCACTGCACCAGGATGTGTGTAGCCGTGTGGATCGGAGCTCCTCGCGCCGTGCTGCGCTGCAGATGAGCCAGATCCGTATTCCAATCCAATTTCTGAAACCATTTTTAAGCGCAATTGGTTGATCGTACTATAGAAAGCATGAATCTGTTTCACAGTCCAACTAACATGGGCAGCTTAAATTGTAATAAATGGACATAGGTTAATTTAAAAACTTGTGGTGGGTAGCCGAAATAGAACTAAGAATGTGTTGCAGAAGCTGGTTATCTATTAGTAACATTCCTTCTCAACATATCCACAACTGTGTGAATCCAACTTTGCAGGCCAAACAAATAACCCAACGTCAGCTGCCTGGCTGACTGTTACAACTACATGATGCATCTACATCATCTTTGGTAATCATCAGGCAAGGAAGTTCCCATCTCAGAGGCAATCACCTCCCTTCTTTTTTGCTTCTGTGCTAGGTTCAAGTCATCTAGTTATAAAAGCCTTCACCAACTTGTCTATTCACGTGTCCTGTTCAACCCCTGGGCATGCTTGTTAAAGGATCATTTCTTGTAAACCAAGTTCTACGCTTGATTGTGATGACAACCACCATTATGTATTTGAAACAGTCCTCAATCCAGGGACAGGTTCTGTTGAGCAGCGGAACCGGCAGTTGGGCTGGGCTGTGCTGTGGATGTCATGAGGGTACATGCCAATTTACTTATTGTAACTAGATTTACAATAATTTTAAATCAAAAACTCCAAATAATCAATAATATGCGGAAATGCTTGCTTCTTCCTCCCAATTCCAGTCTCTTGGGTTCCACTGATTCGGAGGCCAATCCAATGTCCAATTCTggattttaaaaccttgattcgcaaccttcccccaccccccccccccccgctcccttcttcctttgtgGCTGTGGCACAAGTGGTTATTGTGACAGATGATCAAACATAATTTAATGGGTGCTCACTCACATATCTAGTGCAAGCAATTTAATAGATACCCAGAATGGAGATTCAAAGCATTCATCAAGTCCAAGCTGACACCTTAGTAACCTGAGCTGAACTGTCCTGTGTCCGAtcacagcccccccccccccccaaaccaaaaaaaaaaaaaaaaaaaaaccaaacaaaagtGGAGAGAAATGTCGTTGAGGACAATGGCTAATACATGAAATGGGGACTTTATATTTTAAAGCAGAAACATGGAATAaatttccattaaatttcaGATCACAGATTACATACTGTAAATTCACGTTTCATAATCTCAAAGATGAACATAGAACATTTTTTAGGAACTAGATCGCAGCAATCTGTAGTTCACCTAAAAATCCTACGTATGCACAGAGCTAAAACTCCTCCGCACTTGGGACAAACATCTCAAATAAAACCTCTATCCACATGAGTAAAATATTTTCAGCATACTGAATAAGTTTTTAGAAGAATTTCAAGTACATGGTTTCATGCAGCTAAGCACCACAAAgttctcaaaaaagaaaaggtcaaGATCTTTTACCTTAACCGAATTCTCATAACATTTAATGAAATTGATGAACATAATCTGTTTGCAGCAGCAAAACCTAAGCTTGCAAAACCACCCACGGATTCGAGTTCCAGTATAAAGCAACCCAAGTAAACACGCTTCTCAATTGTTATCGATACACAAGCAAGTCTTGCCCCAACTAGTTGGGCTTCATGCTATCAAAGAGCTGTCCCAATATTTTCTCTTTCCacctgaaaaaaaaacaaaggaaagaaaagtcGCATCATCATAGAACATACCAATTCACCAGGGCACACAGAATCCCAGTAAAACATAGAATACTATTCCATCTTCCATAAATCATAAGCCCTCGGATCTTATTATCTACTCCAACTCAAAATAGTTTATGGCCCTACCTAGTCCTATCAGATACTTCATTTGTGCCAAATCACTCCTGCCGATGCAATCACTTCATGGCATAAGTGTATCCATAATCTAAACAAGTCCTGTCCCACCATTCTTTTCAATCTAAGGGCATATCCTCCACTAAATCGAAAAGGGCCCTTTTCTGACTAGTAGAAACTAAGGCTGTGTTcggtatgcattctcagaaaCATTACCATTCTTAGATTTgcagaatgcattcttgattaGAATGAGAATACTGTTTGGATAAATTTTAGCTAAAGTGCATTCTTGATTTTAGAATGCATGTCAGCATTTCATCGAACAACTCATAGGCAACATGAGGACTTGCTCAAGAGTAAACCACCATTTGTATGCTGCATCTATTGAACTCCATCGGTAAACAACAGCAACATCAACAGCAACCCAAGGATCAATGGAATAATATAATCACAAGAAAACTACGATAATAACTTTAGGGATCTTCACATCAGAGAATCCATTGACTGGGTTTGTTGACTGAGAAGCAACAGGTGATGAGGGTAAACCAGCCTCTTCAATAATAATTCATCGAAATTGCTTCCATTCATCCGCACCAGAAAACGATACAGCTTGACGAGAAGCTTGAGGTAAAAAGTATTGGATTTTGGTGTGGTTGCttggtcttcttcctcttgccaCTGGCAATTAGATCAATCCCCAAGGCTGCCTCTGCTGCCGCTGCTCCTCCTTCCACCTCAAGTGCTTGTGATTCCTCTGCTTTTTCTTGTTCACCTCCCAAACTGAATCCTTTCAGCCCAGCTCTCTCAATCTGTTCTCCCACTGAAATTTCTAAATCTGAAGGATTTCGGAACACTGATCCAACACTCTTTCCACCAATGGCTGGGATAATCTCCGATTTTGCACGTATGCTTGTTGTCGTTCCCTTGCAGACACAGAAGGTTTCAGCCATAATTGCTGTCATGTGTTCCATCTCTTGTAAGGATGATCTGCAACGACCAAAGCTGAGATTGAATAAATGATTGAGATTATGATTGTAAGCAGAGTAGAAAGAAGTGTGAGATAGGCTGAGTGGTTTCAAAGTGTTGAGAGGGGTGACTCAGACTCAAGCTGTGGAGAACGAGAATGTAGAATGCGAAAAAAATCACATTCCAGAATGTGCTGCATTCTTGGTTACGTTCCAACAATTTGAGAACAGAATATTTACCAAACGATGTTTTTAATGATCAAAAACACATTCTTATTGcataatgcattccaagaacgcataccaaacactgcctaaatATTCTGTACTCGTTTCCTTTGACTTTTTAGAAATATTTAATTTGCACCAGCTCCGCACCTGGGCAGACTCTTTGTTGCTCATGACCAAACCAGCGCAATCAACTCCTACTTATCTTGTGACCTATGAGCCAACAATACATCCATTATGATTCTATCCAAGCAAGTGTTTGCACTCATCCCTCTTACCAACCTCATATTCACCACAATCAATCCTATGCCTGTATCGATTCTTGACTACCCAATATTCTGCTCCATAAAGGCATGATAGGTCTAGTAGTTGTCTTATAAATGTCCCTGATGACTTTTGGATGGTACATGTCAATGACATGACAAAGAAGTTCTTCTCCACATCATTCAACCCAATCCAGGTCTAGGAGTAACATCCTCTCCAATCTCTACGTCTTAATAAATTAAGGGAGTTGAGATGAAGAAACATGTACTGCAATATCTTATTAAGTTATCAATCTCAACAATTCTATCATTCCCATCATAAAACAACAAcagctcagccttatcccaactaaatggggtcgactacatggatccttgccctccaatcagctctattcgacgtcatacttgatacaaggcctaagctatgcatgtctttcctcatttctcctaaggtcattttagatctgcccctggctcttttagttccttcaaactaaatcaaatcactccttcgtactggagcatccaaaggcctcccttgaacatggccatgccacctcaaacgactttctcgtaacttatcatgtattggagctactcccaaatcacctctaatatgatcattccttactttatccttcttagttttgccactcatccatctcaacaacctcatctccgctacactgaatttatctatatgatgtttcttaactgcCAAACATTCTgcatcatacatcatagccagtatTGTATTATAATATTCtaatttaagttttaaaggaatacgtcgaccACACAACACTTCGGAcacacctctccatttcatcctattttaattccctatgaaacatcatcctctatatcacattttttatttatgattgagcccagatacctaaaataatcactttgcgaaatctccctctcatcgattttcaccacctcattatctgtcctagtgtaactaaagttatacatcatatactccatcttcgttctaTATCTTAAAacattttgattccaaggtttaTCTTCATAACTCCAACAtggtgttaatccctgcttttgtctcatcgaccaaaacaatatcatcaataaaaaaCATATACCAAGGAACATCTTGAATGTCTCCAATTAAATCATCCATTATAAGCGCAAAGAAATAAGGGTtcaaagctgatccttgatgtgacccaattgtaattgggaattcactacattgaccccccaccccccacagttcttacactagtcaccacaccatcatacatttCTTTGATTGTGTCCACATATTTCCTTGAAATACttttcttctctagtacttgccaaattaactctctagggactctgcaataagctttttctaggtcaatttgATAATctcaaaagggagaaaaagagatgGAAGAATAATGCAACAGAATGATTGAAACTCAATGCTGGCATCAGATATCAATACTCCCTGACACCATGATAAAAGCACATGCACAAAGAGTTGATAACAGTAGTACTACCGGATGTTGTGGTCCTGATCTAATTTCTGGTACGCAACTCATATTTCAAATGTGAGCAAGAGGAAACTaatcttaaaaagaaaattttcagctAGCTAGTCCCAACTTTCCTTAAggtgaaaaaataaatgagatTAAATCAAAATACAAACAAGAAAACACAAATGCTTGTCAAAATAAAGGCACACAAATTAATAACAAATGACTAACAATTTTAGCTACTTCCCAATCCCTAGTGTTGGAACAACCAAACCTGTTTAAGTTTAACCAACGATACAGTCCATCTCCACTTCTTTTTAcatgtttcttttcctttttcaaaagttGTGCAAATATTACTACCAACAAGAAAGGGGAGATCAAATTAATTTTCAAACCAACTTAATAATACTTAATTCATGATTCTTTCCTTATCTAAATACCAATCAACTAAAACCCAAATCAAAACAATAACCATGAATTGAGCAAAAAGAGCTGATAATTATTATCAACAAGTGGCCATTGCATCACTTAGAGGGTGCAGCTGTGTGTCAATCAAAACTTAAACTCCTCCagccccttttatttttatgattttcatTTCATAATGAGTTAGCATTCTCTGGTAGCAGAGTACAAGTGCTTGGATTCTTATTATTTCTCTATAGTTCACAATTACTTCTTAAGATGTACAAAGTCCAAATAAGGGATGCAT
This region of Telopea speciosissima isolate NSW1024214 ecotype Mountain lineage unplaced genomic scaffold, Tspe_v1 Tspe_v1.0524, whole genome shotgun sequence genomic DNA includes:
- the LOC122648163 gene encoding F-box/WD repeat-containing protein pof10-like, whose amino-acid sequence is MFSGTERLRAISPSQTELSMECLPSDLSLKIFCFLDHQDLATAQQVCRQWRVLASSNNLWCNLFKGRWGEHHAAFYAPHDSKLWKDVYQVQDRCDRVGLGLKIIRECDDYYLVHQGEIQRYLGSRKGEKVVSGRSNLKRSFVGEKSLATEEPCLGIIDKILFFIGDLEVASKRSRVL